In Streptomyces sp. NBC_00414, a single window of DNA contains:
- a CDS encoding serine hydrolase domain-containing protein codes for MTTTPAEELLPATRRALLHRIATAQAGGRAPSLVAAVVRGGETVWHGSRTSVDGHGPDENVQYRIGSITKTFTAVLVLRLRDEGVLDLGDPLEKHLPGTGAGEATIAELLAHTGGLAAESPGPWWERTPGSLRPELADVLGEQPHRHPVGRRFHYSNPGYTLLGALVEELRGAPWEEVLRSEVLEPLGLHRTGGQPQAPHAGGWAVHPWADVMLPEPIEDLGRMAPAGQLWSTSGDLARFAVFLARGDDRVLSAESVREMRTPAAPAEPEEVAAGAAYGLGMQVQHRNGRTLVGHGGSLPGFLAGLMISVEDDLAAVVLANCTSGPPVSTVAADLVHIVAEAEPRIPEPWRPLPEVDRGVLELAGPWYWGTHAFALRLTSDGDVTLGPLAGNGRRSRFRAEADGTWTGLDGYYAGEPLRAVEGPDGSVSHLDLGSFVFTRQPYGEGAPVPGGVDPEGWRGIK; via the coding sequence ATGACGACGACACCTGCGGAAGAGCTGCTGCCCGCCACGCGCCGGGCCCTGTTGCACAGAATCGCCACTGCCCAGGCGGGAGGGCGGGCGCCGTCGTTGGTCGCCGCGGTGGTGCGGGGCGGGGAGACCGTGTGGCACGGGTCCCGCACCTCGGTGGACGGGCACGGACCCGACGAGAACGTGCAGTACCGCATCGGTTCGATCACCAAGACGTTCACCGCCGTCCTCGTCCTGAGGCTGCGGGACGAGGGCGTGCTCGACCTGGGCGATCCGTTGGAGAAGCACCTTCCGGGCACCGGCGCGGGGGAGGCGACGATCGCCGAACTCCTCGCGCACACGGGCGGGTTGGCAGCCGAGTCGCCCGGCCCCTGGTGGGAGCGCACTCCCGGGTCGCTGCGCCCCGAACTCGCCGACGTCCTGGGCGAGCAGCCGCACCGGCATCCGGTCGGCCGGCGGTTCCACTACTCGAACCCCGGCTACACCTTGCTGGGCGCGCTGGTGGAGGAGCTGCGGGGCGCCCCGTGGGAGGAGGTCCTGCGGAGCGAGGTGCTCGAACCGCTGGGACTGCACCGGACGGGTGGACAGCCGCAGGCGCCTCACGCGGGCGGCTGGGCCGTGCATCCCTGGGCGGACGTCATGCTTCCCGAGCCGATCGAGGACCTGGGGCGGATGGCACCGGCCGGTCAGCTCTGGTCGACCAGCGGCGACCTGGCGCGCTTCGCCGTCTTCCTCGCCCGGGGCGACGACCGGGTGCTGAGCGCGGAGTCCGTACGGGAGATGCGTACACCCGCCGCGCCGGCCGAACCGGAAGAGGTGGCGGCCGGTGCCGCGTACGGGCTCGGTATGCAGGTTCAGCATCGGAACGGCCGGACTCTGGTGGGGCACGGCGGTTCCCTGCCGGGCTTTCTCGCCGGGCTCATGATCAGCGTCGAGGACGACCTGGCCGCCGTGGTGCTCGCGAACTGCACCTCGGGTCCGCCGGTGTCTACGGTCGCCGCCGACCTCGTACACATCGTCGCGGAGGCCGAGCCGCGGATTCCCGAGCCGTGGCGGCCGCTTCCCGAAGTCGACCGGGGCGTACTGGAGTTGGCCGGGCCGTGGTACTGGGGGACGCACGCTTTCGCGCTGCGTCTCACGTCCGACGGGGACGTGACGCTCGGACCCCTGGCGGGCAACGGCCGGCGCTCGCGTTTTCGGGCCGAGGCCGACGGAACCTGGACCGGGCTCGACGGCTACTACGCCGGCGAGCCGCTACGGGCCG
- the dnaB gene encoding replicative DNA helicase — protein MSISEPLDDPWADSGPSDRLPASRQRRDGGGRGREDQHDRGSDSGGWDGAGSSFERVPPQDLDAEQSVLGGMLLSKDAIADVVEVLKGHDFYRPAHETVYGAILDLYAKGEPADPITVAAELTKRGEITKVGGASYLHTLVQTVPTAANAEYYAEIVHERAVLRRLVEAGTRITQMGYAADGDVDEIVNSAQAEIYAVTEQRTTEDYLPLGDIMEGALDEIEAIGSRSGEMTGVPTGFTDLDQLTNGLHPGQMIIIAARPAMGKSTLALDFARACSIKHNMPSVIFSLEMGRNEIAMRLLSAEARVALHHMRSGTMTDEDWTRLARRMPDVSAAPLYIDDSPNLSMMEIRAKCRRLKQRADLKLVIIDYLQLMQSGGKGRSESRQQEVSDMSRNLKLLAKELELPVIALSQLNRGPEQRTDKKPMVSDLRESGSIEQDADMVILLHREDAYEKESPRAGEADIIVGKHRNGPTATITVAFQGHYSRFVDMAQT, from the coding sequence GTGAGTATTTCCGAGCCCTTGGACGACCCGTGGGCCGACAGCGGTCCCAGTGACCGTCTGCCCGCCTCCCGACAGCGCCGCGACGGTGGCGGCAGAGGCCGGGAGGACCAGCACGACCGCGGTTCGGACAGCGGTGGCTGGGACGGCGCGGGTTCGTCCTTCGAGCGGGTGCCGCCCCAGGACCTGGACGCCGAGCAGTCCGTCCTCGGCGGCATGCTGCTCTCGAAGGACGCCATCGCCGATGTCGTCGAGGTGCTGAAGGGCCACGACTTCTACCGGCCCGCGCACGAGACCGTCTACGGCGCGATTCTCGACCTCTACGCCAAGGGCGAGCCGGCCGACCCGATCACGGTCGCCGCCGAGCTCACCAAGCGCGGCGAGATCACCAAGGTCGGCGGCGCGTCGTATCTGCACACCCTCGTCCAGACGGTCCCGACGGCGGCCAACGCCGAGTACTACGCGGAGATCGTCCACGAGCGTGCGGTCCTGCGCCGCCTGGTCGAGGCCGGTACGCGCATCACGCAGATGGGATACGCGGCCGACGGCGACGTGGACGAGATCGTCAACAGCGCCCAGGCCGAGATCTACGCGGTCACCGAGCAGCGCACGACCGAGGACTATCTGCCGCTCGGCGACATCATGGAGGGCGCGCTCGACGAGATCGAGGCGATCGGTTCGCGGTCGGGGGAGATGACCGGTGTGCCGACCGGCTTCACCGACCTGGACCAGCTCACGAACGGTCTGCACCCCGGCCAGATGATCATCATCGCGGCTCGTCCCGCCATGGGTAAGTCGACGCTGGCGCTGGACTTCGCCCGAGCCTGCTCGATCAAGCACAACATGCCGAGCGTGATCTTCTCGCTCGAAATGGGCCGCAACGAGATCGCCATGCGTCTGCTGTCCGCCGAGGCGCGTGTGGCCCTGCACCACATGCGTTCCGGCACGATGACCGACGAGGACTGGACCCGGCTCGCCCGCCGGATGCCGGACGTCTCGGCCGCTCCCCTCTACATCGACGACTCCCCGAACCTCTCGATGATGGAGATCCGGGCCAAGTGCCGCCGCCTCAAACAGCGTGCCGACCTGAAGCTCGTCATCATCGACTATCTGCAGCTGATGCAGTCGGGCGGCAAGGGGCGCTCCGAGAGCAGGCAGCAGGAAGTCTCGGACATGTCGCGAAACCTGAAGCTGCTGGCCAAGGAGCTGGAGCTGCCCGTCATCGCGCTGTCCCAGCTGAACCGTGGTCCCGAGCAGCGCACGGACAAGAAGCCGATGGTCTCCGACCTCCGTGAATCCGGTTCCATCGAGCAGGACGCGGACATGGTGATCCTGTTGCACCGCGAGGACGCCTACGAGAAGGAGTCGCCGCGCGCGGGCGAGGCGGACATCATCGTGGGCAAGCACCGAAACGGCCCGACGGCCACCATCACGGTCGCCTTCCAGGGCCACTACTCCCGCTTCGTGGACATGGCACAGACCTGA
- a CDS encoding MATE family efflux transporter, whose protein sequence is MTQAPASPRATRRRHDREIVALAVPAFGALIAEPLFLMADTAIVGHLGTAQLAGLGVASALLTTAVSIFVFLAYATTAAVARRVGAGDLQAAIRQGMDGIWLALLLGAAVIAVFLPTAPALVELFGTSDTAAPYAITYLRISALGIPAMLVVLAATGVLRGLQNTRTPLYVAIAGFVANAALNVGLVYGADLGIAGSAWGTVIAQFGMAAAYLFVVVRGARKHGASLRPDAAGIRACAQAGAPLLVRTLSLRAILMIATAVAAGLGDADIAAHQIILSLWSLLAFALDAIAIAGQAIIGRYLGAGDTQGAREACRRMVEWGIAVGVVLGGLVIAGRPLFLPLFTSDSAVHDIALPALLMVALSQPICGIVYVLDGVLMGAGDGPYLARAMVLVLAVFAPVALLIPTLGGGLTAVWAAMTLMMTVRMLTLWLRTRSGRWIVTGATR, encoded by the coding sequence ATGACACAGGCTCCCGCGTCCCCCCGGGCCACCCGGCGACGGCACGATCGTGAGATCGTCGCGCTGGCCGTTCCGGCCTTCGGCGCGCTCATCGCCGAGCCTCTTTTCCTCATGGCCGACACCGCCATCGTCGGCCATCTCGGCACCGCTCAACTCGCCGGCCTCGGAGTCGCCTCCGCTCTCCTCACCACAGCCGTCAGCATCTTCGTCTTCCTCGCCTACGCCACCACGGCCGCCGTCGCCCGCCGGGTCGGGGCAGGCGACCTCCAGGCCGCCATCCGCCAGGGCATGGACGGTATCTGGCTCGCCCTGCTGCTCGGCGCCGCCGTCATCGCCGTCTTCCTGCCCACCGCACCCGCCCTGGTGGAACTCTTCGGAACCTCGGACACCGCCGCGCCCTACGCCATCACGTATCTGCGTATCTCGGCGCTCGGCATCCCCGCGATGCTCGTCGTCCTCGCCGCCACCGGGGTGCTGCGCGGTCTGCAGAACACGAGGACACCCCTCTACGTCGCCATCGCCGGCTTCGTCGCCAACGCCGCCCTGAACGTGGGCCTCGTCTACGGCGCGGACCTCGGCATCGCCGGCTCCGCCTGGGGCACCGTCATCGCCCAGTTCGGAATGGCCGCGGCCTACCTCTTCGTGGTGGTCCGCGGCGCCCGCAAGCACGGCGCCTCCCTGCGGCCGGATGCTGCCGGGATACGCGCCTGCGCCCAGGCCGGTGCACCACTGCTCGTCCGTACCCTCTCCCTGCGCGCGATCCTGATGATCGCAACCGCCGTCGCCGCTGGCCTCGGAGACGCCGACATCGCGGCCCACCAGATCATCCTGTCCCTGTGGAGCCTGCTCGCCTTCGCGCTCGACGCCATCGCCATCGCGGGACAGGCCATCATCGGGCGCTATCTCGGCGCGGGCGACACTCAGGGGGCCCGTGAAGCCTGCCGTCGGATGGTGGAGTGGGGCATCGCCGTCGGTGTCGTACTCGGCGGCCTGGTGATCGCCGGCCGTCCCCTCTTCCTCCCGCTGTTCACCAGCGACTCCGCCGTCCACGACATCGCGCTGCCCGCTCTGCTCATGGTGGCGCTCTCCCAGCCGATCTGCGGCATCGTCTACGTCCTGGACGGCGTACTGATGGGCGCGGGAGACGGCCCGTATCTCGCACGCGCCATGGTGCTCGTCCTGGCGGTCTTCGCTCCGGTGGCGCTGCTCATACCCACCCTCGGCGGCGGCCTGACCGCTGTCTGGGCCGCGATGACCCTCATGATGACCGTGCGCATGCTGACCCTGTGGCTGCGCACCCGCTCCGG